The DNA sequence GCGGCGAAGTGGAAGTACGTGAAGATCGTCTGGCCCTTCCGCATCCGCGGCCACTCGACCTTGATCGGCTCCTTGACCTTGATGATCATCTCGGCCGACGCCCACACCTCGTCCGCGGTCGGCAGGATCTTCGCGCCCACCGCCGTGTACTGCGCGTCATCGAAGCCCGAGCCCAACCCCGCGCCCTGCTCGATGTACACCGTATGCCCCGCCGCCACCAATGCCTCGGCGCCGGCCGGGACGAGGGCGATGCGGTTCTCGTTGGTCTTGATCTCTTTCGGAACGCCGATCTTCATAAATAAGGCAGTTGAAAGTTATGAGTAGTGAGTTGTAAGTCACTGCACACAGCAACAGCACCCGGCGGAGTTTGGCAGTTCACTCTCAACTCCCAACTCCCAACTCGTAACTGCAGTTGTCAGGTCGGTCCTAGCCGTACGATCGTCTGCTGATCCACGCCGTAGAAGGAAGCGCAGACGTCAGCGACCTCCCGCATCGTGATCGCATCCACGCGCGCCAGCACTTCATCCAGCGGCCGATAGGGCTCGTCAAACAGCTCCACCGCCGCCGCCCGGTACATCCGCGCCGGCACGCTTTCCATCGACAGCGTGATCTGCCCCTTCAGCTGCTGCTTGCCCATCGCCAGCTCGTCCGCGGTGAGTCCCGCCACCTGCAACAACGCAAGCTCGCTGCGTACCGCTGAGATCGCCTCTTCAGCCCGCTCCGGCGCACATCCAAGATAAATCCCTTGGCTGCCCGCCGTGGCGTGGAAGCTCTGGAAGCTGTGCACGCTATACGCCAACCCGAGTTCCTCGCGCACCTTCTGGAACAGCCGCGAGCTCATCCCGCCGCCGAACAGCGAGTTCACCAGGAGCAACGCGTGCCGCCGCGCGTCGCGGTGCGGCACCGTCACGTTGCCCATCACCAAGTGCATCTGCTGGATGTCACGCTCGACCCGCTGCTCCGACGGCGCCACGGGCGCCACATCCGGCACGTCAAACAGCGCCAGCGGTCCCTGCCCCTTCAGATCGGCCCAGCCCGCCGCCGAGAGTATCGACAGCAACTGCTCGTGCGTGACGTTGCCCGCCGCCGCCACCACCACGTTCTCCGGGCGATACGCCCGCGTGTGCAGCGCGCGCAGGTCGGCCACGGTGAACGACTCCACCGTCTCCGGGGTCCCCAGGATCTGGAATCCGTGCGGATGGTCCCCGAACAGCGCCGTGTTGTGCACTTCGAAGACGATGTCGTCGGGCGTATCCTCGACCATCGCGATCTCCTCTAGGATCACGCCGCGCTCCAACTCCAGGTCCTGCTCGCGCAGGGCCGGCCGGAACATCAGGTCGAAGAGCACGTCTGCCGCCTGCGGGAGGTGCTCGTCGAGCACGCGCGCCTGGTAGCTCGTGTGCTCCCGCGCGGTGTAGGCGTCGAGCGATCCGCCCAACGACTCCAGCGACAGCGCGATCTCGCGCGCGCTGCGCCGCTCGCTGCCCTTGAACACCATGTGCTCGAGGAAGTGCGAGATGCCCATCTGCTCGCGCGTCTCATGCAGCGAAGCCGCCCGGACCCAGGCCCCCAAAGCAACCGACCGCACTCCCGGCATATGCTCCGAGAGTACGGTCAGTCCATTCGGCAGGACGGTCCGCTGGACGCCCGTCTGAGGGGCGGTCACCACGGACGGCTGGCTCACTCGCGGCCGCGGCCTCCGCGC is a window from the Pseudogemmatithrix spongiicola genome containing:
- a CDS encoding M16 family metallopeptidase — translated: MSQPSVVTAPQTGVQRTVLPNGLTVLSEHMPGVRSVALGAWVRAASLHETREQMGISHFLEHMVFKGSERRSAREIALSLESLGGSLDAYTAREHTSYQARVLDEHLPQAADVLFDLMFRPALREQDLELERGVILEEIAMVEDTPDDIVFEVHNTALFGDHPHGFQILGTPETVESFTVADLRALHTRAYRPENVVVAAAGNVTHEQLLSILSAAGWADLKGQGPLALFDVPDVAPVAPSEQRVERDIQQMHLVMGNVTVPHRDARRHALLLVNSLFGGGMSSRLFQKVREELGLAYSVHSFQSFHATAGSQGIYLGCAPERAEEAISAVRSELALLQVAGLTADELAMGKQQLKGQITLSMESVPARMYRAAAVELFDEPYRPLDEVLARVDAITMREVADVCASFYGVDQQTIVRLGPT